CCATCTCGTCGCCGAGGCCTCGAGGGGGCTTCGGGCGGGGTTGACCCTCTGCGGTTTCTGGGATCGGTCCATCCTCGTCGACGAGAGCAAGGTCATCGCTCTGGCCAGCGAGAATCCCCTTTTCGACGAGGAGACCTTCTTCGCCCTTTTCGGCGAGGCCCTGGAGAAGGCCTGCGAGGGGACGTCGAACGTGGCCTATTTCGCCGAGCGCTTCGGCTACCGTCGCTTCGCCATCGCCTACGACACCGATGACGTGACGGACCTGCGCATCGCCCAGACCCTTTTCGACTTCGAACTCGACGAGACGCGGCGCATCGTCGGCCCCGCGCCGGAACTCTCCTTCCCCCCCTCATGTCATAAGGTCTGGGGGGAGGCCGACCGGAGGAAGTCGAAGAGCTCCCGCCAGCCCCTGCCCGTCCTCCAGGTCACCACGTCGAGCCCCCCCGGCCTTCCGAAGAGGGAGCGGAGGGGCTTGCCCGTCTCGTCGACGACGAGGAGCGTCGGCAACGTCGGGAAGGTCCTGTCGGGACTCAGACGGGCCAGGTGGCGGGCCCACTTCTTGTGGCAGTGGAGTGTCAGAGGCGTCGGGCCACGTCGGCAGGCGATGTCGAGAAGGGGAAGAAGAGGCTGGCAGTCGAGACAGGCGGCCTCGCAGTAGCAGCGGAGGGCCAGTCCCCTCCGCAGAAGGGGCAGATTCCCGTCGAGTCCCGGCGTCTCCAGGAAGAGGGCCTCCATGGCCCGGTAACAGGCCAGAAGGCGGGCATCGCAGAGGCGGTAGAAGGCGTCGACGGAGAGACCCTCTTCCGTCCAGAAATTTTCCCGTGTCAAGCCCTTTCACTCCTCTCCGATCCACAGGCGGAAACAGGATGGAAGCCTCATCGGTCCGGCCCGGAGGCGTCTGGAAGGCGGAGACCGTTGCCTCTCATCCGTGGATCCGACGGAGTTTGCCTTGAAGAGCCTGCGGGTCAGGGCTCCTCTCCGACTGGAGGCTCACCCATTTTATCAGTCTTGAAGGGAGATGGTGGCCGTCATGACCTCCAGGCCCGATTGGGACAGCTATTTCCTCACCATCGCCGCCGTCGTGGCCACCCGGAGCACCTGTCTGCGCCGTCACGTCGGCGCCGTCCTCGTCCGGGAGAGACAGATCCTGAGCACGGGCTACAACGGCGCCCCCCGGCGAACGCCTCACTGCGACGAAGTGGGTTGCCTCAGGGAGAGCCTGGCCATCCCCTCGGGAGAGCGCCACGAGATCTGCCGCGGCTCCCACGCCGAGATCAACGCCATCGCCCAGGCCGCCGCCGTCGGCGTCGCCACGGCGGGGGCGACGCTCTACTGCACCCACGAGCCCTGCGTCTTCTGCACCAAGGCTCTCATCAACGCCGCCGTCGACAAGATCGTCTACATCCACCCCTATCCCGACGAGCTGGCCCGCAGACTGAGGGCCGAGGCCGCCATCGCCGTCCTCCAGCTCCCGCCGGCCGTCCTTTCCGATCTGGGCTCGCTTTCTGCCAGGCCCTGACTGAACGAGGAGGTTTTTTGCCCGATGACCCTGACGCGAGAGAAAGCCCTGGAACTTCTGCAAAGGCACAACAACGACGAAAGCCACATCCGCCACGGCCTGGCCGTCGAGGCCGCCATGGCCCATTTCGCCTCCCTCTACGGCGGCGACAGGGACGACTGGGCCATGGCCGGTCTCCTTCACGATCTCGACTGGGAACAGACCGAATCCGACGTGGCCTCCCACGGAACGGTGGGCGCCTCTCTGCTCGAGGCCGAAGGGGCTCCGGCCTGGCTCTGCCGGGCCGTCATGGCCCATGCCGCCGACATGAGCGGTGTCAGACCCGAGACGGACCTGGAGAAGGTCCTTTTCACCGTCGACGAGATGACGGGTTTCGTCACGGCCGTGGCCCTCGTCCGCCCCAGCCGGTCGCTGCAGGATCTGGAGCTCAAGTCGGTGAAGAAGAAGTGGAAGGACAAGGCCTTCGCCCGCGGCGTCGACAGAGATGTCGTCGCCCGTGGGGCGGCCATGCTCGACAAGCCCCTGGACTGGATCATAGAAGAGACCCTCGTCGCCCTTAGGCCCGTCGAGAGGGAGATCGGTCTCGGCGAGACCGTCTGAGCGCCGTGCGGCTTCTGCTCAGCGGCGACTGGCACGTCGGCGCCGCGACGTGGGGCGTCGACAGGAGCGAGGAGATCCGGTCGGCGCTGGACCAGATCGTGGACCGGGCCGAGCGGACGAGGCCCGATGTGGTGGCTCTCCTGGGCGACCTCTTCGACCGTTTCCGCTACCCCGGAGACGGTCCCGTCCGTCTCGTCGCCTCGACGGTGCGCCGTCTTCTCGATCTGCCGGGTCGCCCCCACGTCATCGCCCTTCGGGGCAATCACGACTGGTCGGGCGTCAAGATCTGGGAGATTCTCAGCGGCGAGGGACGCCTCCACGTCGTCGACGAGCCGGTCGGTCTCGACGTGGCCGGCGCGCGCTTCGCCTGCCTTCCCTACCTCCGGCCCCATCAGATCCCGCCCGGCGGTCTCGAGGAGATCGTGGTCCCCCTCGCGGCGCCCGGCGGGAGGGGTTGCTGGTCCTTCCTCCTGGCCCATATGGCCGTGGAAGGGACGGTGCCCGGCCTGAGAGAGGTGACTCTGCCCCTCTCCCTCGTCGAGGGGGGCCCTTTCGATGCCCTTTTCTGCGGCCACATCCATCGCCACGGGGCCGTCGCCGAGGGGAGCCGTGCCTTCTACACCGGCTCCCCCTACCGTGTCGATTTCTCACAGGAAGGGGGCGAGGTGGGCCTTTTCGACGTCGACGACGGAGTGATCCGCACCCTGCCTCTTCATGCCCGGGAGCTGGTCACCCTGCGCTATGACGATGAGGAGACGGCCCGGACGGGCCTCGAAGAGGATCTGAGGGGGCACGAGGAGAGCTGGGTGCGCGTCGCCCTCGAAAGGAGCTCTCTTTCGAGGGCCCTCCTGCTGGAGCGTTTCCGTGCCCTTCGGGGAGGAGAGCGGATCGTCCAGCTCCGACTCCAGACCGTCGTCAGAGAGGAGGGCCAGTCTCCGCCGCTGGAGTTCGATGTCGACGCTCTCTGGCGTCGCTTCGTCGAGACGGAGGAGGCGGACCTTCCGACCCGGGAGCTTCTGACCCGGGCCGGGGCGGCCCTTCTGGCCGGAAAGGATCCGGAAGAGGTCTGGCATCTCCTCAAGGGACGATCGGAGGGGCTTCCGTGAGACTCCTCGATCTCTCCGTCACGCACTTCCTCGGCATCGACAGGGCCCAGGTTTCCTTCGATCCCGGCCTCGTGGCCATCGTCGGCCCCAACGGGGCCGGAAAGAGTTCCCTCCTCGATGCCCTCGTCGTGGCCCTTTTCGGCGAGCCCTCTCCGGTCCGTCCCCTTCGTCAGTCCCATCTCGTCCGTCTCGGCGCCGACTGGGGAGAGATCTCCCTCTCCTTTTCCGTTGACGAGGGGCTTTTCCGGGTGACGCGGCGTTTCCGGCCCAATCGTGCCCAGGAGGCCCGCCTCGAACGCTACAGGGAGGGACGGTGGGAGACGACGGCCTCGACGGTTCAGGCTCTGGCCGCGGAGCTGACCCGTCTGTTGGCACCCCGTCCCTTTGCGGAGCCTGATCTGGGGCGCCTTCGCGACTCCTTCCTGGCCTCCGTCTTCGTCTCGCAGGGGCAGGTGACGCGTCTTGTCGACGCGGCCCCGGCCGAACGGTGGGCTCTCCTGTCGGCCGTTCTGGGCCTGGACGACGAAGATCGGCTCCGTGCGAGGGCCCGGACCGTTCTCGATCTGGCCCAGGCCGAAGAGGAGCGTCTCGGCGGCGAGATGAAGGCTCTCGACGATCGTCTCTTTCTCCTCCCCGGCGAGGCCGATCTGGCCTCGGGCCTCGAAGAGGCCGGGAAGGAGATCGCCCGGCGGGAGAAGACCCTCGAGGCCTTTCGCCGGGCTTTCGACGCCAGGAGGGAGCTCGATCGCCTTGACGGGGCCCTGCTCGCCGCCGAGCTCGAGGCCCGGGGCGCCCGATCGCGCCTGGAAGAGGCTCTCCGTCTCGATCGCCTGGGAGAGGCCGCCGAGGGGCTGGCCCTTCTCAAAGAGAGGGCCCGCTCCCTTGCCGCCATCCGCCGCCGGGCCGAGGCGCTGCGAGGACAAGGCGCCGAGGCCGCCATCCGCCTCGAGGAGAAAAAGGCCCTGCTTCAGGCCCTTCGCCGGGAGTGGAAGGAGAAGGAGTCTCTCCTTTCCGACGTCGAGGCCCTGGCCCACAAGGCCGAGAAGGGACGGCTCCTGGCCGAGGCCCGCCGAGAGATCTCCCGTATCGAAGATTCCCTCGAAAAGGGGGAGAGCGAGCGCCTCCATCTCCGGTCGCGCCGGACCGAGCTGGAGGCGATGAAGGCCGCTCTTCTGCGGCGCCGTTTGAAGGAGCGTCTCGATGGGACCGTCGAGTCCCATCGCCAGGAGGCGGCCCGTCTGGCCTCCCTGATCGGGGAGCTCTCCCAGGTTCTGCTGGCCTGGCTCCTCTCCCTGGCCGACGGAGACGGGGTGGTGCGGCCTCAGCGCTTCCGCGGCGCCCAGGTCCTCGCCTTCGCCCAGTCTCTGCGCAGGGCCGGTCTCCAGGAGCGCCTCGACCGCCAGGGAAGGAGCCGCCAGGACTGCCTGCGCCTTCTGCATGAAGGAGCCCGTCTCCGGGAGGAGCTGAAAAAACTCCCCCCCTCCGAGGGCCTTCCTCCGCCAGAAGGTTCCGTAGAGTCCGTCGAGGAGGAGCGGGTCCGCCTGGAACGCCAGGAAGAGCGGCTTGCCGGAGCGATGGACGAGCGTCGGCGACGCCGCGAGGCTCTCGCCGGGACGAGCCGGAGCCTCGAAGAAGGCCTGGGCTTCCCCGACGAGAGGACGCTGGAAGGCTTTTTCGAGGCCAGGCGGCGACGGGAGGAGCTTCTCGCCGAAAAGGAGGCCCTCCGAAAACGGGGCGAATCGCTGCGGGACGAGACGGAACTTCTGAGCGTCGAGGCGACCCGTCTCGACGTGCAGGCCGAAAGGGCCGAAGAGGCCCTCGACGAGGAGCGTCGTCTCCTCCTTCAGACCGTCGAGGCCTGGCGCCGGACCTGCGCCCGCCGGCAGTGGAACGCCGACGAGCTTCGCGAGGCCCTCGCCCTGGGGCGGCGCGACCTCTCCCCCGGCCTGCTCGAGGCGGCCCGGGCACGGGAGGAGGCGGCCCGGAGGGCCTTCGAGTCGGCCCGAGGGAGCCGCGACCGTTTCCGCGCCTCTCTCCCCTCCGAACCTCCCTCGGCGGAGGCGCTGGCCTCCCTGGTGGCCGAGGCCGAAGGGCATCTGCGGCGCGCCTGGACGACGAGGACCCGTCTGGAGGAGACTCAGGCCGAATGCCGACGGCTTCTGGAGCGACGGGCCCTCCTGGAGAGGCTTGCGGGAGATCTCCTGCCGGCCTTCGACGGGGCGCGCCGTCTCTTCCGCCTCACCGAGGGAAGGAGCTTTCCCCGTTTCGTCAGCGATCACCTCATGGAAGGACTCCTCGGGGCCGTCAACGAGGCCCTGCCCGAGGGTACGTGGCGCCTCAGGGCCCGAAAGGGCGTCATCGAAGTCGTCGAGGGAGAGGGCGTCCGTCCCGCCTCGAGCCTCTCCGGCGGAGAGAGGGCCTTCATCTCCCTCCTGATGCTTCGTCGCCTCGCCGCCCAGGTCGGTTTCCAGCGGCTTCTTTTCATCGACGAGGGATTGTCCATGCTTGACGACGGCCATCTGGAGCGGATCATCGATCTTCTGGGCACGTTGGGCCGCGAGGCTTTCGTGGCCGTCATCACCCATGACCCCGATGTGGCCGCGGCCTTCCCCCGCCAGTGGCGCCTGGACGGGGGACGTCTCGTAGAAGAGGAGGTCCCGCATGAGTGATTCCTTCGACATCCTCGATTGGGAGGCCTTCTCGGGAGAGCCCGTCATGGCCGGCGTCGAGGGAGAGCCGACGGTCGAAGAGCTCTCCCGCCTTCCCTTCGACGGAGAGGCCCCCCTTTTCGCCGTCGTCGCCTCGCCCAGTACGACGGAACGCCTCGTCGTCGACGTCCTGGCCGCCTCCCGCAGCCTGGCCCTTCTGGGGCGCTGGGTCGTCGTCCCCTTCCTTCAGGACGGGGAACGGACCTTTGCCGTGGGGCAGGTCAAGGGCGTGACCATGGAAAACGACCTCTTCGAGGGGGCCACGGCCCGGGCCGTCGTCTCCTCCCTCGGCTCTCTTCCTCCCTCGGCCTCCCAGGATCTCTACAGGGCCGAGCTCTCGATGAGCGCCGTCTTCGCCCTGAGAGGTCCCGAGGAGCGCGTCGTCCCCTCCCTCATGGGGACCGTCCCTCCCTCGGGAAGCGGCGCCTACCTCGTCAGCGATGCCTTCCTCGGCGGCCTCCTGAGCAGGAACAGTCCCGACCTCTTCTACCTGGGGACGGCCTACGGCTCGACGGGCCGATCCCTCCTGCTCCCCACCTGGATTCGCCACTTCCGCAAGGGGCCCGGAGGAGCCGGAGACACCTACCACATGGGGATCTTCGGCCGCACGGGCTCGGGCAAGTCGGTTCTGGCCAAAATGGTCCTGATCGGCTTCGCCCGCCATAAGGGGACCTCCCTCTTCGTCTTCGACCCCCAGGGCGAGTTCAGCCGCGACCTGGGAGGGCCTTCGGGAGAGGAGGGATTCTCCCTCGACTGGGGGCGCGTCGCCGAGGAGCGCTTCGGCAAGAAGGTCCAGGCCGTGCCCCTGCGCAACCTCGTCCTCGACAGTTGGGAACTCTTCGAGGACGTCGTCGGCAAGGCCCTCGTCTTCCAGTGGCTGGGCTACCCCCGGGGGGAAAAGCGCGATCTGGCCGCCGAACAGCTCGGCTGCGAGCTGCGCCGTCGTCACATGAATCTCAACGATCTCAGCGGCGACGAGGCCTTCGCCGCCGTCGGCGAAATCGTCGGCGACGAAGGCTTCGTCAAACGGGTCTACATGACGGACGAATCGGTGGAGCGCCACCTCCGCAAAGCCCGCGACCACTGGAGCGATCCCTCGCAGAGAGAACAGCTCCGCAGCCTCTGGCGGGGCATGACGATTCTCTTCGACGATCGCCGCAGGGGGACCGTCTCGGTGACGCGCCTCGTCGAGGAACTGGCCCGAGGCGATCGGATCGTCGTCGTCAACCTCTCCCGCGAGGGCCTCGACAGGGGGCTCTCCCTCGCCGCCGGAGCCTCCGACATGGTCTGGGACGAGGAGATCCAGGGCCTCGTCGTCTGGCGTCTCCTCGAGGCCCTGCGCCGCCGCGGAGAAGAGGCCTATCTGGACGGAAAGAGGCTCAACGTCCTCGTTGTCCTCGACGAGGCCCATCGCTTCGTCCCCCGAGGCGCCCTCGAAGGCACTCAGGGCAAGGTGCGGGATCTCCTCGTCTCCGCGGCCAGAGAGACGCGCAAGTACGGCCTGGGCTGGCTCTTCGTCAGCCAGACTCTCGCCAGTCTCCACCCCGAGGTGGTGGGCCAGCTTCGGGCCCTTTTCGTCGGTTTCGGTCTCACCGGCGGCAACGAGCTGGCGGGGCTGCGCGACCTGGCCGGAGGAGACGGGGAGGCCCTGACCCTCTACCAGCGCTTTCCCGACCCCCAAAGCGCTCCCTCCGATACCTACCGCAGCTTCAACTACATGCTCCTCGGCCCCCTCTCGCCCCTTGCCTTCTCGGGACAGCCCCTCTTCCTCTCGGCCTTCGCCTCTCCCGAGGCCTTTCTCGACGCCAACGGCCTGATCCGTCCGTGAGAGAGCCGACCCTTTTACCCTTCGACGAGGCCGTCGCCGGTCTGTTGGCCGACCAGTCCCGCCTCGCCCGTCAGGAACGCGACGAGGAGGCGGCTCTCGCGCCCCGCCTCGACGAGCTGGGGCGCCTGGGAGCGGCCTGCTTCCTTCCCGTCAGGAGGGGAGAGAGGGCCCTCTGGGGCGTCGACGGAGGACTGGCCCGGGAGCGTCGTCTCGGGGACACGCTTGCCCTGCTCTCCGTGGCGGCCGTCGCCGCCGAGGAGAAGCCCCGGGCCCTGGCCGAAGTGCTTCGCATCTCCCACGACGGCGGTGCCGAGGTCGTCCTGAGGGCCCGCATGACCGTCCTGGAGCTCCTGACGGCGCGACGTTGCGTCTCGTCGGGCTGGGTCCTCCTCGACGGCTCCTTCAGCAGCGGTCTCGTCGCCGTCTCCCAGGCCCTGGAGGTCCTGGGAAGCGAGGAGGGACGGGTCTGGAGGGGCCTCCTCGACGAGCTCCTTCCGGCCTGGATAGAGGCCCTGGAGGAGCTCGTCTCCGCGAGACTTCCCCTCATCGCCCTGCCCAAACTCACGTCGGGGACGCTCCTGGCCCGCCGCCTTGATCTGAAGGAGCCCCTCGGCGACAGGGCTCTTCTCTCCCACCTCCTTCCGCCGGGCCACTGGATCAGCCGGGATCGGCTCTGCGCCTTCCTCGGCGAGTCCTGCCGACGGGTGCGGACGCCCCGAGGCGGGCAGGGATTCCTCGACGGCGATCTGCGTGCCCGTCTGGACAGGGCCTCGACGGAACTGGGGCTTGTCCTCTCCCGGGGATATTACCGTCCCGATTCGGGAGGGACCGTCGTCGAGTTCGAGACGACATCGGACGAGGAGGGGGCCGTCTCGGCCCTGGCCGGCCAGTTCCCGACGGAGCGCCTCATGGAACCTCTCCTCCTCTTGGCTGCCGACGAGGCGGCCAAGGGGCTCTGTCGACTCCTGGCCCACTTTCCCCGAGGCGCTTCCGGCGCCTCCTATCGCTCGGCGCGGTGAGCGATAGGAGGCCATCGGTAAAGCGGCCGATGGAAAGGAGAGCCTTTCGCGATAGGATAGGGAAGAGAAAGGGCGCCAGGCGCCGGAAAGGAGCGACGATGACGATACGCGTGATTCTTGCCGATGATCATCCCATGACGCGGGCCGGTCTGGCGGCCTACCTGGAGGAGGAGGGCGACATCGATCTCGTCGGCCAGGCCGTCGACGGCGACGAGGCCTGGCGCCTCGTCGAGACGCTCCGACCCGACGTGGCCCTTCTCGACATCCGCATGCCCGGAGCGGACGGCGTCTCCGTCGCCCGTCGGATCAAGGCCGAGGGGCTTGCCACGTCGTCCCTCATGCTCACCTCCTACGATTCGAAACAGTACGTCGTCGCCTCCCTTCGCGCCGGGGCCCGAGGCTACATCCTGAAGACGACGACGCCCGAGGAGCTGGCCCAGGCCATCCGAGTCGTCGCCGCCGGAGGTCTCTACCTCGACAGCGAAGTGGCCACGGCCGTCGGCGGCGACCAGGACTTCTTTCCCGAGAGCCTCTCGGCCAGGGAGCGCGAGGTCCTGGAACTCGCCGCCCGGGGTCTTTCGAGCAAGGAAGTGGCCGAGAGACTCTTCATCAGCGAACGGACCGTCCAGACCCATCTGGCCTCGATCTACGACAAACTGGGTGCCCGCAACAAGACGGAGGCCATGCTCTTTGCCCTCAAGTACGGACTCGTCACCCTCGAGGAGCTCCTCGAGGCGTGAGACGTCACCTGCTGGCCCTTCTCGTCGTCACGACCCTCCTTCCCTCCCTGGCCGTCCTCGTCGTCGCCGGCGTGAGCCTTTCCCACCACGACCGGGCCATGGAACAGGTGGCCCGGTCCTACGTGGAGGACCTGGCCCAGACCGTGGCCTCTCGACTGGAAGACGGCCTCAAGGGGGGAGGGTACCTCTCGCCGACGATGCGCCTCATGGGGCTTCGCCTCTTCACCTCCGGCCTCTCCATGCCGGGTTGGGTCGCCGTCGTCAACGGCGAGGGGGTCGTTCTCTCCGCCTCTCCCGGCGTGGAGATCCTCTCCAAGATCTGGCGCCCCGAATATCCCCTCGGGCGGGCCTTTGAAATCCGTCGCCCCGGATCGGACACCTACACCGTCGCCGCCTACCCCGTGGAACGGGGCTTTTTCGTCGTTGCCGCCGTCTCCTGGAACCAGCTTCTGGGGCCCATGGTCCGCTTCTCCCACGTCTGGGCCTTTCTCGTCGGTGCTTTGGGTTTGGCCGGCCTTCTGGCCGTCATCCCCCTCTGGCGATGGCTCGTCCGTCCCCTCCGCCGTCTCGAGGAGGAGGTCTCGATCCTTCAATGGGGACGGGATCTTCCCCATCGAGATGACCCCGTCGCCGTCTATCAGGTCCGCCGACTGCGCGAAGTTCTTCACGAACTGGCCAGGGCGGCCGTCGACCGCGCCGAACTGACGCGCCGTTACGTCTCGGACCTCGTCGCCGTCCAGGAGCGGGAGCGTTCCGCCCTGGCCCGCGAGATCCATGACGGCCCCGTCCAGGACGTGACGGCTCTCGTCCAGCGGCTCCGTCTCGCCCGCGGCGCCGCGACGGAGGAGGCCCGGTGCCGTCACTTCGACCTGGCCGAAGAGGGAGCCTCCCTGGCCGTGAGGGAGTTGCGGGCCCTCTGCGACGAACTGGCCCCGCCCTGGCTCGACCTGGGGCTCTCTCAGGCCCTGACGGAGCTGACGGAGCGCTTCGGCCGCCACTTCGACGTGGAGATCGACTGCGAGACCGATCCCGCCCTCGATCCCCTCCCTCCGGAGACGGTTCTCTCCCTCTTCCGCATCATCCAGGAGGCCTTCAACAACGCCCTGCGCCACGGAGGCGCGCGAAAGCTCGTCCTCCGTCTCTCCGCCGAGGGGAAGGGGCTCGGGAAAGCCCTCATCGTCGACGACGGGCACGGCTTCGAGCCCCCGGAGGACCTGGTCCGCCTTCGCCTGGCCGGTCATCGCGGCCTGGCCAATATGGAGGAGCGGGCCCGTCTCGTGGGAGGATCCCTGGAGGTCCGATCGGCCCGTGGCGAGGGGACGAAGATCGTCGTCCTTTTCCCTCTGCCGTCGGAGAGGCCGTGAAAAAGCTCCGGGGAGAGAGCCTTTCGGGCCGCCTGAGTTTCGAAGGCCTGCGGAGGTCGGCCCGTCGCGGGCCGGCCTCCGAAAGAGTCCCGTCCGGGACGCTCGAAGGCCTTCGTCGCGACGTCTCTGCGGCGAAGGCCTTCCGTTTTCTATACAAAGGCTTTTCGAATCATTAGAATGGTCCGAGAAAGAGACCAACACAAATCCGATCGAGGAGGGAAGCCCTTCAGGGGCGCCGCCATGCTTTTGAGAGTGCTTGGAGCCGCAGGAGAGGTAACGGGTTCGAACTACCTCGTCGAGGTCGGCGACAGCCGCGTTCTCATCGACGTCGGCCTTCATCAGGGAAAGGACGACGAGAGCCGCAACCGCGAGCCCTTGCCTTTCGAGGCCGCTTCGATCAGCGCCGTCGTCCTGACCCATGCCCATCTGGACCACACGGGGCGGGTCCCCCTTCTGGTCCGCCAGGGATTCAGGGGGAAAATCTGGGCCACGGCGCCCACGGTGAGCCTCGTCGACGTCCTCTGGAGCGACTCGGTCAAGATCATGAAAGAGGAGGCCGAGTGGAGGAGCCGCAAGAATGCCCGCAGGGGCCTCCCGCCCGTCGAGCCCCTCTTCGGCGAGGAGGACCTCCAGCGGGCCCTGGAGTTCCTCGAACCGGCCAGTTACGACGACATCTTCGACGTCGCCCCCGGCGTGAAGGTCCGTTTCCGCGACGCCGGTCACATCCTGGGAAGCGCCATCATCGAGCTCTGGATCAAGGAGGACGGCCGTCAGGTCAAGGTCGTCTTCTCCGGCGACCTGGGACCCCAGCAGACCGTCATGGAGCGCAACCCCGCCTTCATCGAAGAGGCCGACTACGTCCTCATCGAGTCGACCTACGGAGACAGGGAACATCGGTCCAACGACGAGACGCGCCTCGAGTTCCGTCAGATCATGGAACAGGCTCTGAGGGACCGGGCCAAGGTCATGATCCCCACCTTCGTCGTCGACAGAGCCCAGAGAGTCCTCTACGAACTCATGCTTCTCCAGCAGGAGGGCGTCCTCAAGGACAACGTCCCCATCTACTTCGACTCTCCCATGGGCGTCCGGGCCACGGAGATCTACCGTCGCCACCTTCCCCTTCTGTCGGCGGAGATCCAGAAGCAGATCAAACGGGGCAACGATCCCTTCGCTCCCCATATGCTCAACTTCGTCGACGGCGTCGAGGAGTCGCAGGCCATCAACGAGGTCCGTCACGCCGTCGTCCTCGCCGGCAGCGGCATGGCCAACGGCGGCCGCATCGTCCATCACCTGAAGCACAACATCTGGAACGAGAAGAGCCACGTCGTCTTCGTGGGTTATCAGGCCCGGGGCACTCTGGGGCGTCGCCTCGTCGAGGGGGAGAAGCTCCTCAAAATCGCCGGCGAGGAGGTCTCCGTCAGAGCCCAGCTTCACACCGTCAACGGTTTTTCGGCCCATGCCGACAGGACGGACCTGCTCACCTGGGCCGGAAACTTCGCCAACGGCCCCATGTTCCTCGTCACTCACGGGGAGCCCCGTTCCTCGCTGGCCCTTGCCTCGGCCCTGGAGGAAAAGGGGTACCGGGCCGTCGTGCCCCGCGTCGGAGAGGAATTCCGGCTCGTGCCCGCCGGAGAGTTCGAGCCGGCCCTGATCGTTCCCGCCTACGGCTTCTCCGAGGGAGATCGGGTCAGGGGGCTTCTTTCCGAAGTGGCCTCTCTGGCCGTCGCCATGGGAGACGATCTGCCCGAGGATCTTGCCTCCGTGCTGCCCCTCGTCCAGTCGGCCAAGACCCTTCTGGAGGCGGCGGGACGTCTCGCCCCCTCCCGCGAAGGGGCGGGAAAAAACGTCTGAGCCGGTTCCCTTCTCCGTCCTCATGGGCTACCCTGTAGGGGTCGTCCCGAGCGTTTCGGCTCTGCTGTGTCGGGCTTCCGTCGAATTTTAGTGTGCTGAGGAGGAGGTCATCATGAAAAAAGGTCTCGCCTTCTGGTTCGCCATACTCCTTTCGGTGTCCCTTGTAGCCGGAGGACTCTGGGTCCTGGGAGAGCCGGCCTCGTCAGGTGACCTGGCCCGCTGTCTCCCCCGCCTGAACGCCGAGGGACAGAGGCTGATCCTCCAGGGGCGCCCCGCCGATCTGCCCGAAAGGCTGCCCTCCCTTCTCGTCCAGGGCCCTTCCCCCCTGGGCACCGTCGTCGACGGTCTCCTGCCCCTCTTGCGCCTCGGCGAGGAGTTCCTCCTGGCCGTCGAGGCCGAGGGGCCCTCCTCGTTCGTCGTCCTTCGCCTTCCGCCTCTTTCCCTCCGGGCCCTGCAGGGAGGGAAACTTCCTCCGGGCTGGGACGAGGCGGGTTTCACCTTC
The DNA window shown above is from Aminithiophilus ramosus and carries:
- a CDS encoding deoxycytidylate deaminase, whose amino-acid sequence is MTSRPDWDSYFLTIAAVVATRSTCLRRHVGAVLVRERQILSTGYNGAPRRTPHCDEVGCLRESLAIPSGERHEICRGSHAEINAIAQAAAVGVATAGATLYCTHEPCVFCTKALINAAVDKIVYIHPYPDELARRLRAEAAIAVLQLPPAVLSDLGSLSARP
- a CDS encoding HDIG domain-containing metalloprotein produces the protein MTLTREKALELLQRHNNDESHIRHGLAVEAAMAHFASLYGGDRDDWAMAGLLHDLDWEQTESDVASHGTVGASLLEAEGAPAWLCRAVMAHAADMSGVRPETDLEKVLFTVDEMTGFVTAVALVRPSRSLQDLELKSVKKKWKDKAFARGVDRDVVARGAAMLDKPLDWIIEETLVALRPVEREIGLGETV
- a CDS encoding metallophosphoesterase family protein, producing MRLLLSGDWHVGAATWGVDRSEEIRSALDQIVDRAERTRPDVVALLGDLFDRFRYPGDGPVRLVASTVRRLLDLPGRPHVIALRGNHDWSGVKIWEILSGEGRLHVVDEPVGLDVAGARFACLPYLRPHQIPPGGLEEIVVPLAAPGGRGCWSFLLAHMAVEGTVPGLREVTLPLSLVEGGPFDALFCGHIHRHGAVAEGSRAFYTGSPYRVDFSQEGGEVGLFDVDDGVIRTLPLHARELVTLRYDDEETARTGLEEDLRGHEESWVRVALERSSLSRALLLERFRALRGGERIVQLRLQTVVREEGQSPPLEFDVDALWRRFVETEEADLPTRELLTRAGAALLAGKDPEEVWHLLKGRSEGLP
- a CDS encoding AAA family ATPase translates to MRLLDLSVTHFLGIDRAQVSFDPGLVAIVGPNGAGKSSLLDALVVALFGEPSPVRPLRQSHLVRLGADWGEISLSFSVDEGLFRVTRRFRPNRAQEARLERYREGRWETTASTVQALAAELTRLLAPRPFAEPDLGRLRDSFLASVFVSQGQVTRLVDAAPAERWALLSAVLGLDDEDRLRARARTVLDLAQAEEERLGGEMKALDDRLFLLPGEADLASGLEEAGKEIARREKTLEAFRRAFDARRELDRLDGALLAAELEARGARSRLEEALRLDRLGEAAEGLALLKERARSLAAIRRRAEALRGQGAEAAIRLEEKKALLQALRREWKEKESLLSDVEALAHKAEKGRLLAEARREISRIEDSLEKGESERLHLRSRRTELEAMKAALLRRRLKERLDGTVESHRQEAARLASLIGELSQVLLAWLLSLADGDGVVRPQRFRGAQVLAFAQSLRRAGLQERLDRQGRSRQDCLRLLHEGARLREELKKLPPSEGLPPPEGSVESVEEERVRLERQEERLAGAMDERRRRREALAGTSRSLEEGLGFPDERTLEGFFEARRRREELLAEKEALRKRGESLRDETELLSVEATRLDVQAERAEEALDEERRLLLQTVEAWRRTCARRQWNADELREALALGRRDLSPGLLEAARAREEAARRAFESARGSRDRFRASLPSEPPSAEALASLVAEAEGHLRRAWTTRTRLEETQAECRRLLERRALLERLAGDLLPAFDGARRLFRLTEGRSFPRFVSDHLMEGLLGAVNEALPEGTWRLRARKGVIEVVEGEGVRPASSLSGGERAFISLLMLRRLAAQVGFQRLLFIDEGLSMLDDGHLERIIDLLGTLGREAFVAVITHDPDVAAAFPRQWRLDGGRLVEEEVPHE
- a CDS encoding ATP-binding protein; the protein is MSDSFDILDWEAFSGEPVMAGVEGEPTVEELSRLPFDGEAPLFAVVASPSTTERLVVDVLAASRSLALLGRWVVVPFLQDGERTFAVGQVKGVTMENDLFEGATARAVVSSLGSLPPSASQDLYRAELSMSAVFALRGPEERVVPSLMGTVPPSGSGAYLVSDAFLGGLLSRNSPDLFYLGTAYGSTGRSLLLPTWIRHFRKGPGGAGDTYHMGIFGRTGSGKSVLAKMVLIGFARHKGTSLFVFDPQGEFSRDLGGPSGEEGFSLDWGRVAEERFGKKVQAVPLRNLVLDSWELFEDVVGKALVFQWLGYPRGEKRDLAAEQLGCELRRRHMNLNDLSGDEAFAAVGEIVGDEGFVKRVYMTDESVERHLRKARDHWSDPSQREQLRSLWRGMTILFDDRRRGTVSVTRLVEELARGDRIVVVNLSREGLDRGLSLAAGASDMVWDEEIQGLVVWRLLEALRRRGEEAYLDGKRLNVLVVLDEAHRFVPRGALEGTQGKVRDLLVSAARETRKYGLGWLFVSQTLASLHPEVVGQLRALFVGFGLTGGNELAGLRDLAGGDGEALTLYQRFPDPQSAPSDTYRSFNYMLLGPLSPLAFSGQPLFLSAFASPEAFLDANGLIRP
- a CDS encoding response regulator transcription factor, coding for MTIRVILADDHPMTRAGLAAYLEEEGDIDLVGQAVDGDEAWRLVETLRPDVALLDIRMPGADGVSVARRIKAEGLATSSLMLTSYDSKQYVVASLRAGARGYILKTTTPEELAQAIRVVAAGGLYLDSEVATAVGGDQDFFPESLSAREREVLELAARGLSSKEVAERLFISERTVQTHLASIYDKLGARNKTEAMLFALKYGLVTLEELLEA